A region from the Acyrthosiphon pisum isolate AL4f chromosome A1, pea_aphid_22Mar2018_4r6ur, whole genome shotgun sequence genome encodes:
- the LOC100161316 gene encoding hemicentin-2 isoform X1: protein MRILLCVFVVYLSGWSCLGQEGLTDTREGEDISLKCRFNGQLPSTVADTQYYWLRTNKHNQDNVAIKATPLEGNYKLDFRPELGIYDLLISNSTYERDNGKFECRLKEAGTGREIHSQSFQITVLTPPSPPRISPGTNPVATEGRALELSCTSSGGSPEPIVRWYREGVRDPIESVTRSGTSTKESITSAVLQVTPTREDDGAVYRCVVWNRAMAEGTKFETRTTLSVNYYPRVQIGPENPLRVERDESITLQCNVDAKPRVNNVRWMRDDRFIATSFTHVIQKVTTQDAGTYTCMADNGLGQTREAELVLDVQYPPVVTVDVGPGAARQREAEEGDGITIQCNVSANPAPISVEWIRDGRPDFRQSGDVLRIPKVTADSGGVYTCRAINILYPSSLSRQRINRIGNASLTLLVRHRPGVARITPDRPVATEGTGVTLTCSASPPGWPTPQYKWWREFDSNGDPSTSATILSTGPKYTIPSVHLGSEGRYRCQASNEMGNGDASSVLLTVHHAPKFVTKLQPHVTRRASDIGFSAICAAQGKPKPAVTWFKDGKEVLPDWFDVSTDETDNSNGVTTVHSTLKFHGKERPRGNQLVPSDRGVYSCAFENDVKKVESSMLLRIEHEPIVLHQFNKVASDLYETAEVICRVQSYPRPEFQWSYNNHMAPLLAGSDGHYEINTTINESGGDIYTSVLQVSNLRETDYGDYSCRVANTLGSVKPTIKLQPKGPPDHPENVTAFDIGHNNVVLQWSSGFNGGVINTKHFVNYKKVSVDENEFDSDCYSVKRSNQPERWQEFDCQTKNPCNVTGLDQHQSYLFKVKAYNTKGHSEYSQETVAMTKVDRIPAPQRVTFDPESHALTINIGATCLQLVGVVEASMGGAREDWHLIETLPLAVSGSTSTHREATILSLVSRRQSTGARSLDEDDLNLIAGSEDEDLIDKPADDVRIRVRLCLRSSQTTCGDYTEAEIGANFVKEQQAMATPTLIALVISCAVFILFVALLFIFCRCKRKTAKKTTGKEYEMDSSTVHPSIIHGPPPYTEPGLDNKALQQSVDLVHDVTKNGVYGSQNDYNTYHTGNGLRPNGEWVNVGYVENSYSNSNNGGSVNSQDSLWQLKMGGNGSTGGTHISRDDHLHMAERMNHYGGYDPLTHGGYGNMDDYAHYPQLTSASPDYSTHSHVPSRQDYIHSGHLQPADKTRRRDPHLESPYGDVSGLPDPYLEQLIDNEEHMKPQPHLSMSYDESLESGYSTPNSRTRRIIREIIV, encoded by the exons GATGGTCGTGCCTGGGACAAGAAGGACTTACCGACACCAGAGAAGGCGAAGACATATCACTGAAATGCCGATTCAATGGACAACTGCCGTCAACTGTTGCAGATACCCAATATTATTGGCTTAGGACTAACAAGCACAACCAAGACAACGTAGCTATCAAAGCGACTCCGTTGGAAGGCAACTATAA actcGATTTCCGTCCTGAACTAGGAATTTATGATTTACTAATTTCTAACTCGACGTATGAGAGGGATAACGGCAAGTTCGAATGTCGATTGAAAGAAGCTGGTACTGGCCGAGAAATTCATTCACAGAGTTTTCAAATCACAGTATTAACACCACCTAGTCCACCACGTATCTCACCCGGAACCAACCCCGTGGCTACCGAAGGACGTGCGTTAGAGTTGTCTTGCACAAGTTCTGGTGGCAGCCCCGAACCTATTGTAAGATGGTATCGTGAAGGTGTTCGTGATCCTATCGAGTCTGTGACACGAAGTGGTACTAGCACCAAGGAATCCATCACATCAGCTGTGTTGCAAGTGACGCCAACTCGTGAAGACGATGGTGCAGTGTATCGGTGCGTGGTGTGGAACAGGGCTATGGCTGAAGGCACAAAGTTCGAAACTAGGACCACACTGAGTGTAAACT ACTACCCTCGCGTCCAGATCGGACCGGAGAACCCGCTGCGAGTGGAACGCGACGAGTCCATCACGCTGCAATGTAACGTGGACGCCAAGCCACGCGTAAACAACGTACGGTGGATGCGCGACGACCGTTTCATAGCCACGTCTTTCACGCACGTCATCCAAAAGGTGACCACCCAGGACGCGGGCACGTACACGTGCATGGCCGACAACGGACTGGGACAGACTCGCGAGGCGGAACTGGTGCTGGACGTTCAGTACCCGCCCGTAGTGACCGTAGACGTGGGACCGGGAGCGGCCAGGCAGCGCGAGGCTGAGGAGGGAGACGGCATCACCATCCAGTGCAACGTTTCCGCCAACCCGGCGCCCATATCCGTCGAGTGGATCCGGGACGGGCGTCCCGACTTCCGACAATCTGGTGACGTGCTCCGCATACCCAAGGTGACCGCCGACTCTGGCGGCGTGTACACGTGCCGTGCCATCAACATTCTGTACCCATCGTCGTTGTCTCGGCAGCGCATCAACCGCATCGGCAACGCGTCCCTCACGCTCCTCGTCCGGCACCGTCCCGGCGTGGCCCGCATCACTCCCGACCGGCCCGTGGCCACCGAGGGCACAGGGGTGACGCTCACGTGCTCGGCGTCGCCGCCCGGCTGGCCGACACCGCAGTACAAGTGGTGGCGTGAGTTCGATTCAAATGGTGACCCGTCCACCAGCGCCACGATACTGTCCACCGGCCCGAAATACACCATCCCGTCGGTGCACCTGGGCAGCGAGGGCCGATACAGGTGTCAGGCGAGCAACGAGATGGGCAACGGCGACGCGTCTTCGGTGCTGCTTACCGTCCACCACGCCCCGAAGTTCGTTACCAAGTTGCAGCCGCACGTTACCAGGCGCGCATCGGACATCGGATTTTCGGCCATCTGTGCCGCGCAAGGAAAGCCCAAGCCCGCGGTCACCTGGTTCAAGGACGGCAAAGAAGTGCTGCCAGATTGGTTCGACGTGAGCACCGACGAGACGGATAACAGCAACGGGGTGACCACCGTGCACAGTACTCTCAAGTTCCACGGCAAGGAAAGGCCTCGAGGTAACCAGTTGGTGCCGTCGGACCGAGGAGTGTATTCCTGCGCGTTCGAGAACGACGTCAAGAAAGTCGAGTCCAGCATGCTTCTGAGAATCGAAC ACGAACCCATCGTGCTCCACCAATTCAACAAAGTAGCCAGTGATTTGTACGAGACAGCTGAAGTCATTTGTCGGGTCCAATCGTATCCTCGACCGGAATTCCAGTGGAGTTACAATAATCACATGGCTCCTTTGCTAGCCGGCAGCGATGGTCACTACGAAATAAACACGACCATAAACGAAAGCGGTGGTGACATTTACACTAGCGTGTTGCAAGTATCCAACCTCCGAGAGACCGATTATGGCGATTACAGTTGTCGTGTAGCTAATACATTGGGAAGCGTAAAGCCTACAATTAAGCTACAACCTAAAGGACCACCTGACCATCCAGAAAATGTAACAGCTTTCGACATTGGCCACAACAATGTCGTTTTACAATGGAGCAGTGGTTTCAACGGCGGTGTTATCAATACCAAACACTTTGTAAACTACAAAAAGGTTTCCGTAGATGAAAACGAATTCGACAGTGATTGCTACTCGGTCAAGAGGTCAAATCAGCCGGAAAGATGGCAAGAGTTCGATTGCCAAACCAAAAACCCATGCAACGTGACTGGCTTGGATCAACATCAAAGTTACTTATtcaag gtAAAAGCTTACAATACTAAAGGACATAGTGAGTATTCACAGGAGACAGTAGCTATGACTAAAGTGGATCGTATACCAGCGCCTCAACGTGTAACATTTGATCCTGAATCTCATGCTTTAACTATCAACATCGGCGCAACTTGTTTACAACTA gtcgGTGTTGTTGAAGCATCTATGGGTGGAGCTCGTGAAGATTGGCATTTGATTGAAACTTTGCCACTGGCAGTTAGTGGCAGCACATCCACACATCGTGAAGCTACCATACTATCTTTAGTTTCACGTCGCCAGAGCACTGGCGCTCGTTCATTGGATGAAGATGATCTAAACTTAATTGCTGGTAGTGAAGATGAAGATCTAATTGATAAACCAGCAGATGACGTCCGCATTAGAGTTCGATTGTGTCTTCGGTCTAGTCAGACCACATGCGGTGATTACACAGAAGCTGAAA ttgGCGCAAATTTTGTAAAAGAACAACAAGCAATGGCAACTCCTACACTAATTGCTCTGGTCATATCATGCGCTGTTTTCATTCTATTTGTGgcacttttgtttattttctgtCGTTGCAAGCGTAAAACAGCCAAGAAAACTACGGGCAAAGAATACGAAATGGATTCTTCAAC cgtTCACCCTAGTATTATACATGGACCCCCACCTTATACCGAACCTGGCCTTGACAACAAAGCATTACAGCAATCTGTAGATCTAGTTCACGATGTCACTAAGAATGGTGTGTATGGATCCCAAAACGACTACAACACTTATCACACGGGCAATGGATTGCGTCCGAATGGTGAAT gggTCAATGTTGGATACGTAGAAAACAGTTATTCCAATTCAAATAATGGTGGTTCGGTTAACTCTCAAGATTCTCTGTGGCAATTGAAAATGGGTGGTAATGGTAGTACTGGAGGTACACACATCTCTCGCGATGATCATTTACATATGGCTGAACGCATGAACCACtatg GAGGTTATGATCCATTGACTCACGGTGGCTATGGAAATATGGATGATTACGCACACTATCCACAACTCACATCTGCCAGCCCTGATTATAGCACTCACAGCCACGTACCTTCAAGGCAAGACTATATTCATAGCGGTCATTTGCAACCGGCCGATAAAACCCGCAGACGGGACCCTCATCTTG AATCACCATATGGTGACGTGAGTGGCTTGCCTGACCCTTACCTCGAGCAGCTTATTGACAATGAGGAACACATGAAACCTCAACCACATCTGTCCATGTCATATGATGAAAGTCTCGAGTCTGGATATTCTACACCAAATTCACGGACGCGACGCATAATCAGAGAAATTATCGTTTAG